In Melanotaenia boesemani isolate fMelBoe1 chromosome 18, fMelBoe1.pri, whole genome shotgun sequence, the sequence TGCCCTTTTCATATTAGACACGATCCAGCAGCTCCTTCTCAGGGAGCTTGTCAGCTCGGCTTGTTCAGAGCTAAtgctgcataaataaatataactggTAACTGGAAAAAAAGTGTTACCAAATTCACATATTTCCTATTTGAGCCTTGTGAAGCATAACCAATAATCTGTCGTTTGGTCCTTTGAGACCAATCACTTTGCAAGACTGATTAATAATTATTCAGATCTATATTTAGATAAGTTACTCTCATGAATTCACTTTTTGATCCTGACTTGCATCTCACACACCGATAGAATCTGATGCtacttaaataaatgtaatcacTCAAGGCAAGCAGGTcaaggagaagaaaaacaagcctttttttaaaactgatgtaACAAAAAGGCTTACTTTAGGAATGTCTAGCAGGGAGTGTAAGATAAAGAGTTTTTATGCTAATAAATAATCTTGGAATCAGAACTAAAACATTATGGCTTAATGCAGGATCATTCAACTTCAGGTCTtgaggcccactgtcctgcagattttgggatgtttccctgcttcaacatgCCTGACTTAAACAGTCTGCAGAACTTCACAAAAAACTGgtggatccattttatttgaatcaggtgtgttggagcagcgACGCATCTTTAGCCTGCAGAATATTGGTCCTCAAGTGCCTGAGTTGAAAAGCCCTGGCCTAAAGTGTTCCTACAAGgaaccagcagatggcagaTTTAGACTTATAGTTTCTTAATTTGACCACTTGAGGTCAGTGTTGGCCTGGTTTCTTTTCAGATGTCTGCTGTTCAGTTCAATCATTTCTCCAAGTTCCACACTTTTctattaaaaccttttaaacagaACTCAGTATGTTCTGTAACTACAGGCAAAACTGTTTAACATAAAGGTGGCaccaaagaaagaaatgtaaaatgagggaaaataatacaaacacTCATGCTGTTAATCCTAAAAACGGTTTAGAAACCAAACTATCAACTCTGAAAATAGAGGTGAAGATGCATATAAGATTACATTTGGTCTAAAACTGTCagttaaactggttttatttattctccTTCACCTCATATGCTCAACAAAATGTCTCATGTGACATTTACACCCCAGTAGTCACCTTTCCTGCTGCTGACTTCCATGCAAGAAGATTTGTTATCACTTCATTAACCAGAAATTGGGAATATTCTCAGTGGCTTTAGCATAATAGGCTTTGTGAATGTCTGTGGTTATCCAGGGACGCAAGCTGCTCCACACATCTTCTCAAACAAGGTTTTAACACATAGctacattaaaaattaaacaccATGAAGAACAAGGAATGTGTCAATTATGTCAAACTAAAAACTAGTTTAATGAATTTAACTTTTATAGACTGAAGACAAAATTACCGAATAGCTAATTATTAATGTCCATTTGCATTTTTCAGATAACCAGGTTCTGCAGTTTGGAAAGCTGGTGAGCACATCCAACACCTTTGAGCCCACTGCCCCAGGAAACCCCCGGAAGACTGTAACTGTGACCACGGACCAACCTCTGCTTTGGAGCATGGCCATTCAAAAAGAAGGGGAATAATATCAATCATCTGGAAAACTGGCTCATTAGTACATTTAGGAGTTTGTGCTGTTTACAATCCGAGATGGAAGAGTATAAAATGGTGAAAGCACTTTCACAGGGCCAAAAtattgtgtttgatttgtcacaACTTTGAATTTAATCAGCTCAGgtgaaacaagaaaaattaagaactggttaagaaaaaataaaattgttaatCCCGACTTAAACATGCTCCTCGTTAGTGAAAGGATTTATATTGCAGCTTCCAGTATGTGCCTTTAAATCCAAGTTCCTGTGCAACTGTCATCTGCAATAGTAAATTATGGACATAATTGCtacagaaaaagtaaatgtgccttgtgactttttttttttaatatatcacttCTGAAAGTTCAAGATTAAGAACCAAACTTTTAGACACATGTCGATGTGTAGAAAAGACAAGTCAGTCATTTggtctcctcttctttttatttacacaatgaaatataaatgtCTTGCACAGAATGTAAAAATGCCATCCCTTCAGTCCCCTGTCACTCCAGTCCAACAAAAGTTTGCACCATTCTCCCTCCAGCAATATTGAAGCACGagtttatttcacaaaaatTTAGCCGCCcctggaagaaaaacaaggagagCAGTGTTAGCAACTGGAAAAATCCAAAGGTATGCATTACTTTACCATAATATTCTGttcaaattaaactaaatataatTTGAACTCAATACAAAAACTTACTTCAGGGAACCACTAtggaaaaaaactatttaaactgACTACACTTATATAAttaatatggatttttttttttattcaacattCATATGTTGTAGTTACTGTTATcatataaattacatttaagatAATGCCTTTTGACCTTAATGTTTATCATAATATAAAACAAGATTTATGATCTCTGACTTTGTCAAGAAACCCGATTAGAccatttaatattaattttaaataaacctgACAGCTgaaatttattcatgtttttgtacTACTAAATAAATTACACGTTTTAAATGACAAGTTttgctgtgtgtctgtgtaaacACAAGTGCTTATAATGCTACTTTTCTTTAAGACTggtaatatataaaaatacttACAAATAAGCTAATTATATTAATCctgaaagcaaaatattttactCTGCCAAATCAATGGAAAGacaatttaaaaagatttcGTAACCATTCACTTACACAATGATGTTGTTAATGGGGATATGGATGAGCTTGACAAAGAAACCAATGAAACCCATGATGGCAAACCCAATTGCTGTGGCCATGGCAATCTTTTGGAATTCTGaaggaagacaaaaaaattaTGTCAAATAAGAAAATGACAATAACTTCTGTGACAATGTTCAGCTCGTTATCAAAACTGGGTCTTATGTCATTTTCAACAAAGATAGCGTAGATTATACAGTAAAATCCTACCTTTTCTGTCGGGTTTTGTGCACCTCTTTACGAGCCTTATAGAGTCTTTGACGAACTGCCGGCTCGGCTCAACAAACTGCATCACTTGATCCATGGCCTTTGATctgcaaacagaaataaaagagatCCCGTTAAGTGTTGACGTTGACTCCAGCAGCATAAGCATTTAATGGCTTCTAGGTTTGTCGTTACATTTACACAAACTGTTATTCTCAATTTCCTTAAAATACTTGGAAGTATGTCAAATCAAATGTGGATGTATCAATATAATAAGACGTGATTTTTAAGACATCAACATTGGTTTCTTTCCGTAGCTAAAGCTATCATCCTGGAAGCTAGTTGTCGCGTCGACACAACACTGTGTTAAATGACcgagaaataaaactaaatacaattttaaaagtttaattacTGCACTGTGTTCTTCAAAGTAAACTGAAATAATGATTTAAAGTTACCTGGTATCTTCTCTACAAACGACGTCGCGTTAAATCTGGAGACAAGAAAAAGCCACGTAGCCTTTACACAGCTTGGTAACGAGAGAACAGCGAAGAGCTGACGTAGACTTACAAAGCGCATGCGTGAAATGTTGTGCACTTTTTGTTTGAACTGTGTCGTCTGCCACCTGCAGGCTGGGAGGTTTCAGTACAGTAACAGGCAGTATTAATCAGCAAGTCACTCGTTTTACTAACTgctagatatagatatagatatagatatagatatagatatagatatagatccTGAAAATGGAAAGGAGTGGGTGGGGGTTCCAGTATTTACAGAAAAGACTGACCTGAATTATGTACAAAGCTAAAGATATTACAGGAGCTACATAAATCTACATTTCAGTGATTATGAAAAATTTCCCTCTTAATCTTCTTGCTCTTTCATTTCTATCATGCATTTGCTTGTGCAATCTTTCTGTTACAATAAAAGCTATAACAATAGCTCATATTATGCTTTTTCatcatgtataaataaatactgactcactttgtgtttttattaaatggatTTTGGTAATACGGCTTATAAAGCAGTAAAAATTTACGTAGTCTGGTAATAATGTAATTATCTTATGGAAAAAtagcatccatccattttctgctgcttatccggagtcaggtcgcaggggcagctgcctaagcaggaaaacccagacttccctttccccagccacatttaccagctcctctggggggatcctgaggcattcGGCCAAGAGATGTAgaccgtccagcgtgtcctgggtcttccctgagacctcctcccggtgggacgtgcccagaacacctcaccagggaggcatccattAGGCATCCCTCCTAGATCACCAAGCTTCtgaccctatctctaagggagagcccagccaacCTGCAGAGAAAAATCATTTTGGCCGCTTTTATTCGCAACCTTGTATGGGAAActacaaacactgaaaatgttttgcGCATTACTAAACAGCAAACACTCATCTGCTTTGAAGCACAGCCTTTTATGTTATGTACTCAATTTTTTCTCCTAACGTAACTGAGCCATTGattaaataatgcaaaatatcTAGTGTGCATTAAGACTGAGGAAATTTGTCCAGAATTTGAATTAGAATATTAAACATGATGATTATTTTCAGCGTATTGGCAAATCCCTAATAAAagtactattattattattagaattaTGCAAAACTgctaaaaagaattaaattaaaaaaaaaaggattcatTCTAGCATACAAAGCCTGCTCATGATATCTTAATTTTTACACAGAGGAATATACAACTACTAATATATTTGTTGAACAACCTATTAAAAAGCATTATTCACTAGGACATTTTTAGGTActttacttttaacttttgGTAGTGTTAGTTAGTTAGTAAGGTATTGTTAGGTAGGTCATTATAACCATGCATATTGCTCGTGCTACATTCTTTAGGTAATACTCCCtcatgtgttttagattaagaTTAGCAGTTTTCAGCTTTGACAGTTTAGCTTAATTTACTTTCTCTATTATactttttcatgcattttactGTACTATTTCATGCATGTTACCTTAATGAATCAACCATGGGGTCACTCATGAAATTCAGTCATCTAGTTGGGTGGTGCTGATTAAGATTTTAAGACcctcatctctttttttcttttttcttcttctaagtCTAAATAATTGTGTTTAACTTAGGCAAGTGTTGTAAGTGTTAACTTCATCTGGATCAGCCAAGTTAACAGAGGCTATTGGCGCTATCTATACACGCAGTGGTCAGTCACAGACAAGTAAAACACTATATTATGTTAGGTTTCTTATCTATATGATGTAATGTTGTCACATAACATACCTCAAATCTCTTAAAAACAGCTTGCTTACTCTTTGCAACCGCATTATGATTAGAAAGTAACTTAATAGTGCTGCAATTTTGGTTTCTCAGTTCAGCCACATAGAGCCAATACAATGAATAAATTAGAGAGCAAATATCAGACAAGTAACAATGATAATGGTCTTCTTAGAGTCTGTTAAACTGCATTCACTTTATGCTGGTCGGCATTTTTATAACAAATACAGCCAGATCCGGTGCAAGGAAGAAGATGTTAACTGCTAAACAATCCAACAATATAATAAACTTGCAAAGTGAAAGTCTGTGACATGAAAGATTTTAACacctttgttcatttttatccCAAACGAGACCACCTTTACTGACAAATTCTCAAGATGGACAACCATTTGAACAAAGAATGACTTCATCAGTTAGTAAATACACAGTAAAATGACAGTAAAAATATTCCTTTTGACATCAAATTCTACTAGTAAACAAGCCACAGTTTAAATATTAGTTCATTCTTAAAATGTCtttacacaagaaaaaaaagtaatcatgCAGTTTGTTGAAACTATCTGACCACAATGTATGATTTGTCCTTGATAGCACATTAAAGAAAAGATAAGCTTTGGAGCAGTCCGCTTCCTTTCGGAAAATACAGCACTTTCAGTCATGAAATACATAATTGTTACAGAACACTGATGGAGATTTAAAAGTGCGTAACAGTGTAGAGAGGACAGTGTCTTTCATTGCACAGTTAATTTGCCGCTCTTCACTGCCAGGGGATACCAAGCATGTTGCAGCTGACCTCCCACAGCTTCTGAGCCAAGTCATCATCAGCAGCGGCTCTTGAGCACCTTGCAGAGGCACAGTCGCTAAACATAAACAGGGAGAATAATTAGttgtttgtgtgcttgttttatAAGGAAAGTGAAATGCAAATGCTTAAACAGCAGATAAAAATCCCAAGACGCTCTTGTTTTGTATAAACAGTTATTGGCTGAGAGTTACCTGAAGTATCCTCCACTCAGGctctccaggcctggctccacgGCACAGTAGATGGTGGTCTGCGCTCCCTCCACTGTTGTCTTGGTGAAAATCCTGAAGATCTTCACTGCCACCTGGATACACTGGTGCTGGTGCCTCCACAGATCAGACTGTACCACCCCTGGGTGTAAGGAGAACACACTCACCCCTGTACCTGCAACATATACATAGACTTACACAGTCACCTACAAAAACACATCTTCATGCAGACATGCAAACCTAACATGGCTTGTCAGGCTTTCTGAAAGCACCCGGTTTCTATGTAATAATGAATATAAGCCACTTTTCTGACTCACATTTCTGGAGCAAAGGATCACAAGTTCTTCTAATTACACCCTCCATGTGGCTATGTTAAAAGTCTTTAAGCAAACCCTCCAGCACACGGCAGGCCCACAACATAATCCCTTGGATGTGTGCTTGTCCGTTCATTCTTTTCCTCACCTTCTAACCTTTTGGCAAGAGAGCGTGCAAAGAGGACGTTAGCCAGTTTGCTCTGTCCGTAGGCCTTCATGGTATCATAACTCCTCTCACTGTTAATGTCATCCAGCCGAAGCCCGGTCCAGGTGTGGGCCACAGATGCCACGACAACAATACGGGCTGGAGCTGAATGCTTGATGAGATCAAGCAGCAGGTAGGTCAAGTAAACATGACCTGAGAAAAATCAAAATCATGAAACACAAAACTTAATGCCACTGCCTCAACAGCTGAATATCTTCAGTTTCAAGATGGACCTTATTCAGATACCTGTCACTCATTCAGTCTCCTTCCTAACATGTCTTTAGACAGAAAGTTTAGATAATCAGCAAGATGTATGCCTGCTGATGTATACACAAAATACCAactttgtacaaataaaaacactggaAAACTTCTGTTAGGCACATACACTCACAGTACCATTGTTCTCGAAGTTTACGTGTGGGC encodes:
- the zgc:112332 gene encoding retinol dehydrogenase 12; its protein translation is MHCRSVCCNRWSSEERLDGKTVIITGANTGIGKETARDLARRGARIIMACRDLERAEEARTDILEDTGNENMVIRKLDLSDTKSIRAFAEIINKEEKQLNILINNAGIMMCPYSKTADGFEMQLGVNHLGHVYLTYLLLDLIKHSAPARIVVVASVAHTWTGLRLDDINSERSYDTMKAYGQSKLANVLFARSLAKRLEGTGVSVFSLHPGVVQSDLWRHQHQCIQVAVKIFRIFTKTTVEGAQTTIYCAVEPGLESLSGGYFSDCASARCSRAAADDDLAQKLWEVSCNMLGIPWQ
- the sec61g gene encoding protein transport protein Sec61 subunit gamma, which gives rise to MDQVMQFVEPSRQFVKDSIRLVKRCTKPDRKEFQKIAMATAIGFAIMGFIGFFVKLIHIPINNIIVGG